TTTCTGCTGCGCTCGACATCGCGAAATCCCCGCGGCTCATCGCATCGCGCGCCCTATAAGACGCCCCCTGTTTCGCGCGGGGAACAGGTTTCGGTTGTCAGATGTCGCGAGACGGATTCCGTTGGTCGCCTACCCCATGCTTGCTCGCCTACGCCAAGCTTTGTTCATCCCCGAAAGCGGCCTGCTGCTCGTCGTGTTCGTGCTGGGCGCGGCGCTGTGGTTTTTCAGCGGCACGGTCCGCACACCGCAATTCGAGGTCGGTCCCGACGGTGCGCGCCAGCGCGTCTTCACCACCAACGCCGGCGGCGAACGCGTGCCGGCCTTCGTCGAGCGCAACAAATTCCTCAACGCGCAAAACCTCGCGCAGCTCGCCAAGGACACCAGTTTCATCGCCATCATGGCGGTCGGCATGTCGATCGTGATCATCGCCGGCGGCATCGATCTGTCCGTCGGCTCGATCTACGCGCTCGCCTCCGTGCTCGGTGCGCTGGCGTTTCAGCAATTCGGTCCCGATGGCGCGCACGCCGGCGCATCGCCCTTCGCCGGCGTCCTGTTCGGCTCGCTCGCGTGCGTCGGCACTGCGGCGCTGTGCGGACTCGCCAACGGCGGACTGATCGTCGCGCTGCGCGTGCATCCGTTCATCATCACGCTGGGCGCGATGGCGATTTTGCGCGGCATCGCGTTCGTGGTGACGCGTGGGCAATCCGTCGGCGGATTTCCGCCGGCGTTCCGTGAGATCGTGCGCTTCGAGGTCGGCAATGGCCTGAGCTTCGTGCCGCTCGCGGTCATGGTGCTGGTGCTCGTCGCTGGCTGGATATTTCTTGGCCGCCTCGCCGCCGGCCGTCGCGTCTATGCCGTCGGCGGCAACGAGCTCGCGGCGCGCTTCTCCGGCATCCGCGTCGAGCGCGTGAAACTCGGCGTCTACCTGCTCTCGGGCCTGTGTGCCGGCATCGCCGCGCTGCTCTCGATCGGCTACTACGGCGCCGCGACCTCGGGCGACGGCCAGGGTTACGAGCTGAACGTCATCGCCGCCGCCGTCGTCGGCGGCGCCAGCCTCACCGGCGGCAAGGGCACCGCGCTCGGCGCCGTGCTCGGCGCACTCGTCATCCAGATGATTTCCTCCGGCATCGTCATCCTCAGCATCGACCAGAACTACAGCCAGATCATCATCGGCGTGGTGGTGGTCGCAGCCGTCGTCCTCGACAACGTCAACCACTGGCTCGCCCGCCGCCGGCAGGCGCGCGCAGCTTCCTGATTTTTCCATGAAACTACCCTCCACGTTCCTGTTCGCCTCATTGCTCGCGGTCGTCGCGAGCGCCGCCCCGCGCACCATCACCCTCGGCCTCGTCGCCAAATCGCAGGGCAATCCGGTCTTCCAGGCCGCCCGCGTCGGCGCCGAGGACGCCGCCGTCGACCTCGGCCAAAAACTCGGCCTCGCCATCAAGATCGACTGGCGCACACCGAACGAAGAGGACGCCCAGAAGCAGGCCGAGGCCATCGAACAACTCGTCCTCGCCGGCGCCGAAGGCATCGCCGTTTCCTGCTCCGACGCCAACAAGCTCACCGACGCCATCGACTCCGCGGTGAACAACGGCGTGCCGATCGTCACCTTCGACTCCGACGCGCCCGCCTCGAAGCGCTTCGCCACCTACGGCATCGACGACCTCGAATGCGGCAAACAGACCATGGAGGAACTCGCCCGCGTCCTCGGCGGCAAGGGCATTGTCGCCGTCCTCGCCGGCAACCAGAACGCCCCGAACCTCCAGCGCCGCGTCGCCGGCGTCCGCGAAGCCGCGAAGAAGTATCCCGGCATCACGATCCGCGACGTCTATTATCACAAGGAAACCCCGCAGGACGCCGCCGCAAAGGTCGAGCAGGTCATGCAGGCCAATCCCGACATCACCGGCTGGGCCATGATCGGCGGCTGGGCGCTGTTCACCGAGAACGCCCTGAAGTGGCAGCCTGGCACCGTGCAATGCGTCTCGGTCGACGCGCTCCCCGCGCAGCTCAACTACATCCGCTCCGGCCATGTCCCGGTCCTGCTCGGCCAGCAATGCTACCAATGGGGCTACCGTTCGGTCGGCCTGTTGATCGACAAGATCGTCCTCAAAAAGGGCCCGCCCACCGTGAAAGAGATCAGCGCCCTACAGCCAGTCACGAAGGACAACCTCGACGACTACGCAAAGAACTGGGCCAAGTGGCTCCGGAAGTGATTTTCCGGGCAACGATCCGCGGCTGACAGGTAGCGCGCCGCACCGCTCCGCGCTACCCTTCCGCCGCCTCACCCCTGTGCCCTACCTCGAGTTTCAAGGCCTCACGAAACGCTTCCCCGGCGTCCGCGCGCTGGATGGCGTGAGCCTCGCCATCGAACGCGGCACATGCCACGCGCTCATCGGCGAAAACGGCGCGGGCAAGAGCACACTCGGGAAGATTCTCGCCGGCGTTTATACTGCCGACGAAGGTGAAATCCGCCTCGATGGTCGCGTCATCGCACCGGATTCGCCGCTCGCCGCCCGCGCCCTCGGCATCGCGATGGTGCACCAGGAGCTCGCGTTCTGTCCGAATCTTTCCATCGCGGAAAACCTCTGCCTCGGCGACCTGCCGCGCAACCGCCTCGGCTGGGTCGACCGCGCCGCCCTGCGCGCCCGTGCCCGCACGATGCTCGAGTCGATCCACGCCGACCTCGATCCCGACCGCCTGATCGGCACGCTCTCGACCGGCCAGGAGCAGCTCGTGCAGATCGCCGCCGCCGTCGGCACCGGCGCGCAGATCATCGTCATGGACGAGCCGACCAGTTCGCTCTCCGCCGGCGAGACGAAGGAACTCTTCGCCCTCATCCGAAAGCTGAAGGCGCGCGGCCTCACGCTCATCTACGTCTCGCACCGCATGGAGGAACTGTTCGCGTTGTGCGACCACATCTCCGTCCTCCGCGACGGCCGTCACGTCGCCACCGGGCGCATCGCCGACACGACGCCGCACCAAGTCGTCACGCAAATGATCGGCCGCGAACTGCTGGTGCAGGAGCCGAAGCACCTGCACCGCCCGCGTGGCCCGCGCCGCCTCGCCGTCGAGCGCCTCGCGCATCCGTCGCGCTTCCGCGACGTCAGTTTCGAACTCCACGCCGGCGAGATCGTCGGCCTCGCCGGCCTCGTCGGCGCCGGCCGCAGCGAGGTCGCCCAGGCGCTCCTCGGCCTCGATCCCGATGCGACGGGCCGCCTGCGCATCGGCGAAAACGAAATCGAAGTCGGCTCGATCGACGCCTCACTCCGCGCCGGGCTCGGCCTGCTGCCCGAGGACCGCAAGCGGCAGGGGCTCGTGCTCGGCCTGAATTGCCGCGAAAACAACTCGCTCGCTTCCCTGCCCGCCCTCAGCCGCGCCGGCTGGATGCGCGCAAGCGAGGAGCACAGCGTCGCCCAGCGTTTCGCGAAACGGCTGAACCTGAAGGCACCGTCGATTGAGACCGGCGTCGGCACGCTCAGCGGCGGCAACCAGCAGAAGGTCGCGCTCGCGAAGTGGCTGACGCGCGATTGCTCGGTGCTGATTGTCGACGAGCCCACGCGTGGCATCGACGTCGGCGCGAAGGCGGAAATTTATCAGCTCCTCGACGAACTCGCCGCCGAGGGCAAAGCGATCCTCATGATTTCCTCGGAGCTGCCCGAGCTCATCGGCCTTTGCGGCCGCATCCTCGTGATGCGCGACGGCCAGCTCGTCGGCGAAGTGCCGCGTGCGGAGTTCAGCGAGGCGAGGCTCATGCAGCTGATGGCCGGCGTTGCCGCCGCCTGATCTCTCCTCCATGAAAAAACTCGGACTCGGTGTTCTCGGCCTCGGTGAAGGCCGCAGCATCATTTCGGCGAGCCTGCACAGCGAGTTGTGGGACGTCGTCGCCCTGTGCGACCTGAACGAGACGCTCGGCCGCGAGCGCTGTGCCGAGTTCCAGCTGCCACTCGAAAAATACACGCGCGACTACACCGCACTGCTGGCGAATCCCGGCATCGATGTCGTCGGCATCTACACGCCGGATCACTTGCACGCCGACCACGTCATCGCCGCGTTGCGCGCCGGCAAGCACGTCGTCTGCACGAAGCCGTTTCTCCACGACCTGAGTCGCGCCGCCGAGGTGCGCGCCGCGGCGGCCGCCTCCGGCAAACGCGTCATGGTCGGTCAGAGCTCGCGCCTCTTCGCGCCGTTCACCCGGCAGCGCGAGCACTTCGAAGAGGGAAAGTTCGGCCCGCTCAACTCCGTCGAAGCCTACTACAACGCCGACCACCGCTGGTTCCTCGCCAAGGGCTGGGCCAAAACCGACGCATTCAAGTGGCTCTACGGCGGCCTGAGTCACCCGGTCGACTTCATCCGCTGGTATCTGCCCGACATCGAGGAAGTGATGGGCTACTCGCGCCTGAGCGAGAACGGCGCGAAGCTCGGCCTCGTCCACGCGGACACGTTTCACTTCATCTACAAGGCCCGCTCCGGTCCGATCGCCCGCGTCAGCGGCACCTACACGAGCCCGGTCACGCCGAACTCGCGCGACAGCAACATGAGCTGCGTGCTCCGCGGCGCGCTCGGTGCCGGCCAAGCCGACTACTACGAGCTGCGCTACGCGTGGAAGACCGACACGCAGTCCGTCGTCGAGACATTCGAGGACCGCGACGACTACTATTTCCGCTTCGGCGGTCACTCGCACCACGCCGGCGAATACCAAAACTACATCGAGTATTTCGCCCGCTGCCTCGCCGACGGCCGCAAGCCCACGCCGGACGTGGATGAAGGCATCGTCACCGTCGCGCTGATGCAAGCCATGGAAGAATCCTGCGCGAGCGGCCGGCCGGTGAAGCTGCGCGACGTGCTCGCACGCCACGGCCTCGAGGCACTGACGCCGTAGCGCGGCGCCCGTTCTTCTCCCCCACCCCTATTACCCCTTGATCAAAACCTCCGCCTCCACGCGGCTCAGCTACGCCGCCAGCGACGTCGCCGGACAGCTGCTGTTCTGCTGGATCATGTGGTATCTGCCGTATTTCTACACGGACACCTACGGCATTCCGGCAGCGACCGTCGGCACGATCCTCCTCGTCGCGCGCTGGGTCGACGCGATCGACGCGCCGGTCTGGGGAATCATTTTCGATCGCACGAAAAGCCGCTGGGGCAAGAGCCGGCCGTGGTTTCTCTGGCTGTCGGGTCCGTTCGCCGTGTTCGGCGTGCTGACGTTCCTCACGCCGGAACTGAGCTACGGCGCCAAAGTCGCCTACGCCGCGATTACCTACATCGCGAGCAACGTCCTCTACACCGGCATCAACACGCCCGTGACATCGATCCTCTCCGCACTCACGCCCGATCCGCACGAGCGCGTCACGCTGACGATGTTCCGCATGGTCGGATCCAAGCTCGGCGTGCTGATCGTCAACCTCACCGGCCTCGAACTCGTGCGCCTGCTCGGCGGCGGCGACGATCGGCGCGGCTACATGCTGGCCGTGCCGGTCTTCGCGGTCGTGTCGCTTGCGCTTTTTCTCACGGCGTTCCGCAATCTCCGCGAAACGGTCCCGGTGGAATCCACGCCGGTGCCGTTGCGCGGCACCTTCGGTGCGCTGCGCGGGAACTGGCCGTGGTTCATCATTTTCGCGAGCAGCTTCCTGTTCTGGATCGGCTTCATCTCCCGCGTCACGGTCGCGCCGCACTTCCTCGAATACGTGCTGCACCGCCCCGACCTGCTGAAGCTCGCCAACGGTCTCGACTTCGCCTCGCTCGGCACGGCGTTGCTGTTGCCGTGGTTTTGCCGGCGCGCCGCGAAGGCGACCGTCTGGGCGCTCGGACTCGCGGGCATGATCGTGGGGCAAATCATCGTCTATGTCGGTCTGCGCGACGGCGGCTCGATCCCGCTTGTGCTGACGGGCTGGACGATCGGCTTCGTGGCCAGCGGCGCGGCAATGGCGATGCCGTTCTCGGTGCTCTCGGACAGCGTGGACTACGGCGAATGGAAAACCGGCATCCGCGCCGCGGGTCTGCTCACGGCTGTGGGCGCCGCTTTCTGCCTGAAAGCCGGTGCCGGCCTCGGCGGCGCGCTCCCGATGTGGTTGCTCGACGCCGCCGGCTACGTCCCGAAAGCCGCGCAAACACCCGCCGCGCAGCGTGCCATCGAGTTTGGCGTCGTCTGGTTGCCGACGCTGGCCTTCGCCCTCGCGCTCGTGCCGGTGCTTTTCTACGGCCGTTTCGAACGCCTCGAACCCCAGATCGCCGCCGATCTCGCCTCGCGGCGCGCGAAGCAGCACGAGTAAGCCGGCGTCATCGGCCAGCGGCCTTGTCAGGGGGCGCAGGCGGGGCTGCCTTCTCCAGTTCCGCCATTCTTTCAGCGGTGACGTCTTCGACACGCTTCTCGAGGTATTCGAGTGCGAACTTGTTCTTCCGACTTTGGTCAGGCGAATCCAATGCCTGCTGCCGCCGCTTGAGCAATTCGCCCAACTTGGCATCGCCGGTGCGCGCGAGTTCCTGCGCGCGAGCGAGTCCCGGCAAGGATCTCAGTAGCGCCAGCTGTTCAACTCGTGCGTCCTTCACCCGCGCGACGTTCAGCGAGATTTCTACCCGTCGGCCCTCACGACTCAACGTCAGTATCCCAGAGCCCCGGTCGAACGCGTCGAGAAGATAGCCGTCGAATTTTCCGCCGAGTTCTACCCATCGCGCGTTCGTTCCATCGGCATCGGCGAGCGAGAAAACCGGTTTCGCATCTTCGTAGAAGTATCCCATGAACTTTGGCTCGGCCCGCGCCAGCGTGGCTGCGGCCAGAAGACCGAGCAGCAAAAGCTGTCGGACCGATACGTGAACAGGAAACGCTGCACGCGGCAGCACACACGAGATGAACGCGAACGACATGGTGGAAACGAATCGAGTCGGCCCGTGAGAGGAAGAATCTGACCGTTCCGAGCGCACCACCAATCGCGCCCAACGCAACGGCATATTTTCGGCCGCGGCCGCGCAGCACGATACTCCCGCCAGCAAAAAAAGCCCCGAACAATTCGGGGCCTAAATTGGCGGGATGGACGGGACTCGAACCCGCGGCCTTCTGCGTGACAGGCAGACGCTCTAACCAGCTGAGCTACCACCCCGTGAGGGACGAAAGAGGCCGAAAAGTAGAATCGGCCCCACCCTAGTCAAGCGCCGTTTGGAGTTTCTTCGGCAGAAAGTTTCCGCAGCGCCTCCAATGCCCCCAAACGGTCCATTTCGATCTGCTTTCGCAGCTCGTCGATCCCGGAAAACTTCCTCTCCGGCCGCAAGAAGCGCAGCCAGCGCACCGTCACGCGGTCGCCATAAGTCAGCGTCGTGGGAGTCAGCACGTGGACTTCCAAGCGGGGCGCCGTCACGCCGGTCTCGACCGTCGGGCGCAGGCCGTAATTCGCCACGCCGGGCTGCATGCGTCCATCCGGCCCGCTCACGGTGACGAGATAGACGCCGTAGCGCGGCGCGAGACCGGGTTGCCAGGCAAGGTTGAGCGTCGGAAAGCCCAAGGTGCGCCCGAGGCGTTTGCCCTCGGTGACCGTGCCATCGGAGAAATACGAGTAACCGAGCAGCGCGTTCGCCTGCTCGATCTCGCCTCCGGCGATCAATTCGCGAATCCGGCTGCTGCTGATCGGCGCGCCGTTGTGGTTCAGACGCGGCGCGCTGTAGACGGCGAAACCCGCGTCGCGCGCCGCGGCGATCAACGTCGCAGTGTCGCCTTCGCGGCCGCGGCCGAAACGGAAATTCTCGCCGACGTAAACGGCTTCGAGGTCCGGAAAAGCGCGCTTCAATCGGGCGACGAAGTCGCGCGCCGTCGTCGCGGCAAACTCGAGCGAGAACGGGTGTTCGACCAGAAAATCCAAGCCGAGCCGGCCCAGCAGCTCGCGCTTCGTTTCCCGCGCGAGAATCAGCGGCGTAGGTTTCTCCGGTCGCAGCACTGCGCTCGGATGCGGCCAGAAGGTCAGCACGCCCGCGAGTCCGCGGCTACGCCGCGCGGAGTGCACCGCCGCCTCGATCACCGACTGGTGGCCGAGGTGCACGCCGTCGAACATGCCGATGGCGAGATGAACCGGTCCGGCGGGCAGCGTCACCCGCTCGAGCGAGTCGAACTGCCGCGGCGCGTTCACGTGTAGGCGATGCGGGGTGCGGCCTCGTGGATCGGGATGAGGCGCTTCTCGAGTTCGGCCATCTCCATTGTCTCGATGTCGGCCAGCGGCGTGCACTGCGCGATGGTGAACTTGCCGCTGCCGGTGCGCCGCAAGCCGGAGAGGTGCGCACCGCAACCGATCTTCTCGCCGAGATCGCCCGCGATCACGCGCACGTAGGTGCCTTTCGTGCAGGCGAGGCGGAATTGAATTTTCGGCGATGCAAACCCGAGCAGGTCGAACGCGGCGACGCGAATGAAGCGCGGCTCGCGCTCCACTTCCTCGCCTTCGCGGGCCTTTTTGTAGAGCGGCACGCCGCCGATTTTCACGGCGGAGAACATCGGGGGCGTCTGGTATTGATCGCCCATGAAACCCTTCATCGCCTCGCGCACCTGCTCCTCGGTGAGCGGCGGCACCGGGCGCGTCTCCATGATCTCGCCTTCGGCGTCGAGCGTGTTGGTCTTGGCTCCGAGCGTGATCTCACCCTCGTAAACCTTGTCCTCGCTGATCAGGTATTGGGAAATCTTGGTCGCCTTGCCGACGAGCATGACGAGCAGGCCGGTCGCGAGCGGGTCGAGCGTGCCGGCGTGGCCGATGCGCTGGATCTGGAATTTCCGGCGGAGACGGTAGACGACGTCGTGGGACGTCATGCCGGTGGGTTTGTCGACGAGCAGCACGCCCTCGACTTCTTTGGGAGGACGGAGGCTCATTTCTTGAGGGCGTCGACTTCCTGCAATCGCTGCGCGAACGCGGCGATGAGTTTCGGATAGAACGAGGAAAGCGTGTCGGGGAAATTCAGGCCCGCGGCGCTGGCGTGGCCGCCGCCGTTGAACTTCGCCGCGATCGAGTCGACGCGATAGACGGCGTGCTGCGCGCGGAGGCTGGCCTTGATCACGCCGGGACGCTCCTCGATGAGCGCGCCGATCGCGACACCGTCGAGCGAGCGTGCATAGTCGACGAGACCTTCGGTGTCTTCGACCGTCGCACCGGTTTGCTCGAAAATGCCCTGCGGCAGCACGCCGATGCACACGCGGCCGCCGCACTCGAGCTTCAGCGAGCCGATGAAATGCTGGAGGAGCTTCAACTTGCCGAGCGACTCGCGTTCGTAGAGTTCCTGGCCGGCCTGCGCGGGATTCGCGCCCCGCGCGAGCAACTCGCCGGCGAGCGTGAAGACGCGTTGCGAGGTCGAGGCGAAGCGGAACTGGCCGGTATCGGTCATGATGCCGGTGTAGAGCGCCTGCGCGGACACGGCATCGATCGGCAGCCCGGCGTCGAGGAACAGGCCCGCGAGCACCTCGGCGGTGGCGGCGCTCTGCGTGTCGACAAAGTTGTGGCGCGCGAAACCGACATTCGAGAGATGGTGGTCGAAGCAGCCGAACGCGTCGGGGTAGAGAGCGCGGGTCTTGTCCCCGGCGCGATTGTGGTCGGCGCAGTCGGTGAAGACCGCGAGGCGGCCATCGTGCTCGACGTGATCGCGCTGGAAGAACGGCGTGTCGCCGAGGAGGAACTTGATGCGGCGCGGAACGGGATCGGGATTGATCGCGATCGCGTCGATGCCGCGCGCACGGAGTGCACGGGTCAGTGCGACCTGCGAGCCGATGCAGTCGCCATCCGGGCGTTGATGACCGATCACCGCCACGCGTTTCCCGTGCAGGGCGGCGAGAAACTCGGCGAACGCCGTCTGAAATTCAGG
This window of the Candidatus Didemnitutus sp. genome carries:
- a CDS encoding Gfo/Idh/MocA family oxidoreductase — translated: MKKLGLGVLGLGEGRSIISASLHSELWDVVALCDLNETLGRERCAEFQLPLEKYTRDYTALLANPGIDVVGIYTPDHLHADHVIAALRAGKHVVCTKPFLHDLSRAAEVRAAAAASGKRVMVGQSSRLFAPFTRQREHFEEGKFGPLNSVEAYYNADHRWFLAKGWAKTDAFKWLYGGLSHPVDFIRWYLPDIEEVMGYSRLSENGAKLGLVHADTFHFIYKARSGPIARVSGTYTSPVTPNSRDSNMSCVLRGALGAGQADYYELRYAWKTDTQSVVETFEDRDDYYFRFGGHSHHAGEYQNYIEYFARCLADGRKPTPDVDEGIVTVALMQAMEESCASGRPVKLRDVLARHGLEALTP
- the truB gene encoding tRNA pseudouridine(55) synthase TruB; the protein is MSLRPPKEVEGVLLVDKPTGMTSHDVVYRLRRKFQIQRIGHAGTLDPLATGLLVMLVGKATKISQYLISEDKVYEGEITLGAKTNTLDAEGEIMETRPVPPLTEEQVREAMKGFMGDQYQTPPMFSAVKIGGVPLYKKAREGEEVEREPRFIRVAAFDLLGFASPKIQFRLACTKGTYVRVIAGDLGEKIGCGAHLSGLRRTGSGKFTIAQCTPLADIETMEMAELEKRLIPIHEAAPRIAYT
- a CDS encoding substrate-binding domain-containing protein, producing MKLPSTFLFASLLAVVASAAPRTITLGLVAKSQGNPVFQAARVGAEDAAVDLGQKLGLAIKIDWRTPNEEDAQKQAEAIEQLVLAGAEGIAVSCSDANKLTDAIDSAVNNGVPIVTFDSDAPASKRFATYGIDDLECGKQTMEELARVLGGKGIVAVLAGNQNAPNLQRRVAGVREAAKKYPGITIRDVYYHKETPQDAAAKVEQVMQANPDITGWAMIGGWALFTENALKWQPGTVQCVSVDALPAQLNYIRSGHVPVLLGQQCYQWGYRSVGLLIDKIVLKKGPPTVKEISALQPVTKDNLDDYAKNWAKWLRK
- the ribF gene encoding riboflavin biosynthesis protein RibF, producing the protein MFDGVHLGHQSVIEAAVHSARRSRGLAGVLTFWPHPSAVLRPEKPTPLILARETKRELLGRLGLDFLVEHPFSLEFAATTARDFVARLKRAFPDLEAVYVGENFRFGRGREGDTATLIAAARDAGFAVYSAPRLNHNGAPISSSRIRELIAGGEIEQANALLGYSYFSDGTVTEGKRLGRTLGFPTLNLAWQPGLAPRYGVYLVTVSGPDGRMQPGVANYGLRPTVETGVTAPRLEVHVLTPTTLTYGDRVTVRWLRFLRPERKFSGIDELRKQIEMDRLGALEALRKLSAEETPNGA
- a CDS encoding bifunctional oligoribonuclease/PAP phosphatase NrnA, coding for MSYYPEFQTAFAEFLAALHGKRVAVIGHQRPDGDCIGSQVALTRALRARGIDAIAINPDPVPRRIKFLLGDTPFFQRDHVEHDGRLAVFTDCADHNRAGDKTRALYPDAFGCFDHHLSNVGFARHNFVDTQSAATAEVLAGLFLDAGLPIDAVSAQALYTGIMTDTGQFRFASTSQRVFTLAGELLARGANPAQAGQELYERESLGKLKLLQHFIGSLKLECGGRVCIGVLPQGIFEQTGATVEDTEGLVDYARSLDGVAIGALIEERPGVIKASLRAQHAVYRVDSIAAKFNGGGHASAAGLNFPDTLSSFYPKLIAAFAQRLQEVDALKK
- a CDS encoding sugar ABC transporter ATP-binding protein, which translates into the protein MPYLEFQGLTKRFPGVRALDGVSLAIERGTCHALIGENGAGKSTLGKILAGVYTADEGEIRLDGRVIAPDSPLAARALGIAMVHQELAFCPNLSIAENLCLGDLPRNRLGWVDRAALRARARTMLESIHADLDPDRLIGTLSTGQEQLVQIAAAVGTGAQIIVMDEPTSSLSAGETKELFALIRKLKARGLTLIYVSHRMEELFALCDHISVLRDGRHVATGRIADTTPHQVVTQMIGRELLVQEPKHLHRPRGPRRLAVERLAHPSRFRDVSFELHAGEIVGLAGLVGAGRSEVAQALLGLDPDATGRLRIGENEIEVGSIDASLRAGLGLLPEDRKRQGLVLGLNCRENNSLASLPALSRAGWMRASEEHSVAQRFAKRLNLKAPSIETGVGTLSGGNQQKVALAKWLTRDCSVLIVDEPTRGIDVGAKAEIYQLLDELAAEGKAILMISSELPELIGLCGRILVMRDGQLVGEVPRAEFSEARLMQLMAGVAAA
- a CDS encoding MFS transporter produces the protein MIKTSASTRLSYAASDVAGQLLFCWIMWYLPYFYTDTYGIPAATVGTILLVARWVDAIDAPVWGIIFDRTKSRWGKSRPWFLWLSGPFAVFGVLTFLTPELSYGAKVAYAAITYIASNVLYTGINTPVTSILSALTPDPHERVTLTMFRMVGSKLGVLIVNLTGLELVRLLGGGDDRRGYMLAVPVFAVVSLALFLTAFRNLRETVPVESTPVPLRGTFGALRGNWPWFIIFASSFLFWIGFISRVTVAPHFLEYVLHRPDLLKLANGLDFASLGTALLLPWFCRRAAKATVWALGLAGMIVGQIIVYVGLRDGGSIPLVLTGWTIGFVASGAAMAMPFSVLSDSVDYGEWKTGIRAAGLLTAVGAAFCLKAGAGLGGALPMWLLDAAGYVPKAAQTPAAQRAIEFGVVWLPTLAFALALVPVLFYGRFERLEPQIAADLASRRAKQHE
- a CDS encoding ABC transporter permease; its protein translation is MLARLRQALFIPESGLLLVVFVLGAALWFFSGTVRTPQFEVGPDGARQRVFTTNAGGERVPAFVERNKFLNAQNLAQLAKDTSFIAIMAVGMSIVIIAGGIDLSVGSIYALASVLGALAFQQFGPDGAHAGASPFAGVLFGSLACVGTAALCGLANGGLIVALRVHPFIITLGAMAILRGIAFVVTRGQSVGGFPPAFREIVRFEVGNGLSFVPLAVMVLVLVAGWIFLGRLAAGRRVYAVGGNELAARFSGIRVERVKLGVYLLSGLCAGIAALLSIGYYGAATSGDGQGYELNVIAAAVVGGASLTGGKGTALGAVLGALVIQMISSGIVILSIDQNYSQIIIGVVVVAAVVLDNVNHWLARRRQARAAS